The following DNA comes from Pseudomonas triticicola.
CTGCCTCGCCTTCGCTCGCGCCGATTACCTGCTGCAACTGGCCACGCGCATCACCGCGCTCAATGTCGTCGCGCTGCAAGGCAACCCGGAGCACTTCGACGAGCGTCTGTTCGCCGCCAAACCGCACCCGGGGCAGATGCAGGTCGCCGCGTGGCTGCGCAAGGATCTGGCAATCGACGCGCCGACCGCGCCACTGCATCGTCTGCAGGATCGTTATTCGCTGCGTTGCGCGCCGCATGTGCTCGGCGTGTTGGCCGACAGCCTGAACTGGCTGCGCGGCTTCATCGAAACCGAGCTGAACAGCGCCAACGACAACCCGATCATCGATGCCGAAGCCGAGCGTGTTCTGCATGGCGGGCACTTCTACGGCGGGCACATTGCCTTTGCCATGGACAGCCTGAAAAACCTCGTGGCCAACGTCGCCGATCTGCTCGATCGGCAATTGGCGTTGCTGGTCGACGAGCGCTACAACCACGGCTTGCCGAGCAACCTCTCCGGCGCACCCGCCGATCGGGCCATGATCAACCATGGCTTCAAAGCCGTGCAGATCGGCACCAGCGCCTGGACCGCCGAAGCGCTGAAAAACACCATGCCGGCCAGCGTGTTCTCGCGCTCCACCGAGTGCCACAACCAGGACAAGGTGAGCATGGGCACCATCGCCGCCCGTGATGCGATTCGCGTGCTGGAGCTGACAGAACAGGTCGCCGCCGCCACGCTGCTCGCCGCCAATCAGGGCGTTTGGCTGCGCGCTCAAGCCGCCGATGCGCGCCCGCTGCCGCCAGCACTGGCAGCGATGCACGAAGAGCTGGGCAAAGACTTCCCGCCGGTCATCGAAGACCGTGCGCTGGAAGGCGAACTGCGCCTGTGCCTGCAACGCATCGCCGCGCAACACTGGAGGCTGCATGCGTAGTGCCGGAGTGCTTCACGCCGATACCGAGATTCTCGTGCCGTTTTTCGACGTCGACACCATGCACGTGGTCTGGCACGGCCATTACGTCAAATATCTCGAAGTGGCACGCTGTGCGCTGCTGGACAAGATCGGCCATAACTACACGCACATGGTCGACTCGGGTTACGCCTGGCCGATCATCGACCTGCAACTTCGCTACGTGCGCGGCGCGGTGTTCGGCCAGCGGCTGAACGTGCGCGCCAGTCTGATCGAGTGGGAAAACCGTCTGAAGATCAACTATCTGATCACCGACCTGCAGACCGGCGAACGCCTGACCCGCGCAAGCTCCGTGCAAGTCGCTGTCGAAGTGAGCAGCCGCGAGATGCAACTGGCTTCACCCAAAGTCTTCACCGATGCCGTAGAAAGGATGCTGCGATGAATGTGTTTTTCAGAAGCCTCGGCGCGTTGACGCTGCTGGCCGTGTCGTCATGGGCCAATGCCTTCGACCTGCAACAACTGAGTGAACAACTGGCGAAACCGGATGTTATCCACGGCCAGTTCATTCAGGAAAAACACCTGCGCGCCCTGCCGCAGCCGCTGATCAGCAAGGGCAGCTTCGTCCTCGCGAAAAATCATGGCCTGCTGTGGCTGTTGAAAACTCCGCTGCAACAGGATTACCGCATCACCGCCAATGGCATCGCCCGCCGTGACACCAACGGCTGGCAACTGCTGCCGAACAAGAGCGCCGGCGCCGAGCAGAACCGTTTGTTCCTCGCCGTGCTGCAAGGTGACAGCAGCGGTTTGCAGCGCGATTTCGAACTGGCCCTGAGCGGCACGGCGCAGCAGTGGCAACTGACTCTGACGCCGCGTTCGATGCTGCTCAAGCAAGTGTTCAAGCAGATCAATATCGATGGCGGCGCCCTTGTGCAAACCATCGAGCTGCTGGAAACCCAAGGCGACAGCACCCTGCTGCGCATGCAGGACAGCACGGCCGAGCAACCCCTGAGCGAAGCGGAGCAACATGACTTTGCCGAGTGAACGCAGGCTGCCCTGGCTGTTTCTGAGCCTGCTGCTGGCCGTCGTCGCGCTGGCTGCCTGGCAGTGGCGCGACGGTGCGCCGCTGTCGGCCAATCTCATGGAGCTGCTACCCGGGACCAGTCCAGACGCGCTGGAAGTGCGCGCCGAACAGCGCATGCAAGAACCGCTCAATCGCGAAATGCTGGTGCTGGTCGGTCACGCCGATCGCCAGCAAGCACTGAACATGGCTCAGCAACTGGGCGAACAATGGCAGGCCAGCGGTCTGTTCGAAACCGTGCAATGGAATCTGCAAGCCGACTTGCCGGCGCTGCGCAAGCAATTGCTGCAAGGGCGTTTGGCGATGCTCTCGGCGGATGATCGGCAGCTACTCAGCGAGCACCCCGACGCGTTCATCCAGCAGCAGGTGCAGGCGCTGTTCGATCCGTTCAACGGCTTCACCCTGGTGCCGAGCCAGGACGACTGGCTGGGCCTGACCGGACGCATCCAGAACAGCCAGCCGAAACATGGCGCAGTGCAACTGGACATTGGCAGCGGCGCACTGGTCGCCGAGGCCGACGGCAAGAGCTGGGTGATGCTGCGTGCGCGCACCACCGGCAATGCTTTCGACATGAACCTGCCGCTACAAGTGGCAGAGCTGCTCCAGCACAGCCGCGAGCAAGCGGCGCAAAGCGGCGTGCAGTTGCTCGCCGCCAGTGGCCTGCTCTATGCCGCCAACGGCCAGCAACAAGCCACCCGCGAAATGACCTGGGTCGGCGGTGGTGCGACGATCGGCATTCTGCTGTTGCTGCTGTTGGCGTTTCGCCGCTGGGGCGTGCTGCTGGCGTTTGTGCCGGTGCTGGTCGGCATGCTGTTCGGCGCGGTGGCCTGCGTGGCGCTGTTCGGTCACATGCATGTGATGACGCTGGTGCTCGGCTCAAGTCTGATCGGCGTTGCCGTCGATTACCCACTGCACTATCTATCCAAGAGCTGGAGCCTCAAGCCCTGGCGCAGCTGGCCGGCCCTGCGCCTGACGTTGCCGGGGCTGACCCTGAGCCTGATCACCAGCGTCATCGGCTATCTGGCGCTAGCGTGGACGCCGTTCCCGGCATTGACGCAGATCGCCGTGTTCTCCGCTGCCGGCTTGCTCGGTGCCTATCTGTCGGCGGTCTGCCTGCTGCCGGCGCTGCTGAAAAATGTCCAACTGCGCCCGGCGCAATGGCCGCTGCGCCTGGCCGAACGCCTGATTCATCTGCGTGAGGCGCTGCTCGGTTGCATTCGCACGCCCGCGCTGCTGGCCCTGCTGATCGCCTTCTGCGTCGGCGGCCTGATGCAGTTGCAGAGCAAAAACGACATCCGCCAATGGGTCGGCGCGCCGCAGCATCTGACCGACGAAGCGCAGACCATCGCGCGCATCACCGGGTATCAACCGACCAGCCAGTTCTTCCTCGTCCGTGCGGCCAATCAGGAGCAATTGCTCGAGCGCCAGGCAGCACTGAGCGAGCGCCTGCAGCAACTGGTCAACCTCGACAAACTGCAAGGCTATCAGGCCCTCGATCAACTGGTCAGCGCGCCGAGCCAGCAACAGCAAGTGCGCGAATCACTGAACAGGCTGCCGTCGTTCTGGCAACCGCTGCTCGATCTCGGCGTGCCGGTGGCTGCGTTGCAAAACGAATTGCAGCAATTGCAGACCCTGCCCGCCGAAGACATTGACGCCGCGCTGGCCGGCCCGCTCGGCGAGCCGTATCGGACACTGTGGCTTGGACCGACTGAAGACGGCGTCGCAGCAATCACCAGCCTGCAGGGCTTGAACAATCCGTCATTGCTGCGCGTGCAGGCACTGGACTTGCCGGGAGTGGTACTGGTCGATCGCCTCGGTGATCTGAACAAGGTGTTCGCCGCCACGCAGATCAGCGCCGCCGAACTGAAACTGGCCTCCTGCGTGTTGATCGTGCTGGTGCTGATGCTGCCGTTCGGCCTGACCGGCGCCCTGCGTATCGTCGCCATGCCGCTGCTGGCGGCGCTGTGCAGTCTGGCCAGCCTTGGCTGGCTCGGTCAGCCACTGACCTTGTTCAGTCTTTTCGGCCTGTTGCTGGTGACGGCAATCAGCGTCGATTACGCAATCCTCATGCGCGAACAGGTCG
Coding sequences within:
- a CDS encoding MMPL family transporter, whose amino-acid sequence is MTLPSERRLPWLFLSLLLAVVALAAWQWRDGAPLSANLMELLPGTSPDALEVRAEQRMQEPLNREMLVLVGHADRQQALNMAQQLGEQWQASGLFETVQWNLQADLPALRKQLLQGRLAMLSADDRQLLSEHPDAFIQQQVQALFDPFNGFTLVPSQDDWLGLTGRIQNSQPKHGAVQLDIGSGALVAEADGKSWVMLRARTTGNAFDMNLPLQVAELLQHSREQAAQSGVQLLAASGLLYAANGQQQATREMTWVGGGATIGILLLLLLAFRRWGVLLAFVPVLVGMLFGAVACVALFGHMHVMTLVLGSSLIGVAVDYPLHYLSKSWSLKPWRSWPALRLTLPGLTLSLITSVIGYLALAWTPFPALTQIAVFSAAGLLGAYLSAVCLLPALLKNVQLRPAQWPLRLAERLIHLREALLGCIRTPALLALLIAFCVGGLMQLQSKNDIRQWVGAPQHLTDEAQTIARITGYQPTSQFFLVRAANQEQLLERQAALSERLQQLVNLDKLQGYQALDQLVSAPSQQQQVRESLNRLPSFWQPLLDLGVPVAALQNELQQLQTLPAEDIDAALAGPLGEPYRTLWLGPTEDGVAAITSLQGLNNPSLLRVQALDLPGVVLVDRLGDLNKVFAATQISAAELKLASCVLIVLVLMLPFGLTGALRIVAMPLLAALCSLASLGWLGQPLTLFSLFGLLLVTAISVDYAILMREQVGGAAVSLLGTLLAAVTTWLSFGLLAVSSTPAVSNFGLSVSLGLAFSFMLAPWAGRHEPVAEPAA
- a CDS encoding outer membrane lipoprotein carrier protein LolA, producing MNVFFRSLGALTLLAVSSWANAFDLQQLSEQLAKPDVIHGQFIQEKHLRALPQPLISKGSFVLAKNHGLLWLLKTPLQQDYRITANGIARRDTNGWQLLPNKSAGAEQNRLFLAVLQGDSSGLQRDFELALSGTAQQWQLTLTPRSMLLKQVFKQINIDGGALVQTIELLETQGDSTLLRMQDSTAEQPLSEAEQHDFAE
- a CDS encoding acyl-CoA thioesterase; this translates as MRSAGVLHADTEILVPFFDVDTMHVVWHGHYVKYLEVARCALLDKIGHNYTHMVDSGYAWPIIDLQLRYVRGAVFGQRLNVRASLIEWENRLKINYLITDLQTGERLTRASSVQVAVEVSSREMQLASPKVFTDAVERMLR
- a CDS encoding HAL/PAL/TAL family ammonia-lyase, with product MTTPTHEPVTFGERPLRIEDVLALANRQAPVQLQADADYRERIAKGARFLDSLLDKEGVIYGVTTGYGDSCVVAVPLHHVEALPRHLYTFHGCGLGKLLDAQATRAVLAARLQSLCHGVSGVRVELLERLHAFLEYDILPLIPEEGSVGASGDLTPLSYVAATLSGEREVMFRGERRQAADVHRELGWTPLVLRPKEALALMNGTAVMTGLACLAFARADYLLQLATRITALNVVALQGNPEHFDERLFAAKPHPGQMQVAAWLRKDLAIDAPTAPLHRLQDRYSLRCAPHVLGVLADSLNWLRGFIETELNSANDNPIIDAEAERVLHGGHFYGGHIAFAMDSLKNLVANVADLLDRQLALLVDERYNHGLPSNLSGAPADRAMINHGFKAVQIGTSAWTAEALKNTMPASVFSRSTECHNQDKVSMGTIAARDAIRVLELTEQVAAATLLAANQGVWLRAQAADARPLPPALAAMHEELGKDFPPVIEDRALEGELRLCLQRIAAQHWRLHA